The following coding sequences are from one Anguilla rostrata isolate EN2019 chromosome 16, ASM1855537v3, whole genome shotgun sequence window:
- the LOC135241984 gene encoding homer protein homolog 2-like isoform X2 — translation MEQPIFTTRAHVFQIDPTTKKNWVPASKQAVAVSYFYDSTRNSYRIISVDGTKVIINSTITPNMTFTKTSQKFGQWADSRANTVFGLGFPTEQHLAKFAEKFLEVKESAKLARDKSQEKMETSSNHSQESGRGTPSSTQASSINGTDDEKIYHGPPDVLLKSENDSLKAAVEQSNTNVKKWETELQTLRESNARLTDSLQESNTSVETWKKQVLICQEESSHLRNKITALEAQCNEVGQEKDTNTRLTNRVKELEVELQDKDLELENLRKQAEIIPRLMGECDGITEKLKAAERRNGELEARVEALQRDVEGRQQQQGNMKLELKKLTDTLDGKLDELQEFRQGLSKLGADN, via the exons ggAGCAGCCCATCTTCACCACCCGCGCTCATGTCTTCCAAATCGACCCGACCACCAAGAAGAACTGGGTCCCTGCCAGCAAGCAGGCTGTCGCCGTGTCCTACTTCTACGACAGCACGCGGAACAGCTACCGCATCATCAGCGTGGATGGCACCAAG GTGATCATCAACAGCACGATCACGCCCAACATGACCTTCACCAAAACCTCGCAGAAGTTTGGCCAGTGGGCTGACAGTCGGGCCAACACGGTGTTTGGCCTCGGCTTTCCCACCGAGCAGCACCTGGCCAAG TTTGCTGAAAAATTCCTAGAAGTCAAAGAGTCGGCAAAACTTGCGAGGGACAAATCTCAAGAGAAGATGGAAACGTCCAGTAATCACTCCCAG GAATCTGGACGTGGGACACCGTCCTCTACACAAGCCTCCAGCATTAACGGCACAGACGATGAGAAGATCTATCATGGGccaccagacgtgctgctgaaGAGTGAGAATGACAGTCTGAAGGCTGCTGTGGAGCAGAG CAACACAAATGTCAAGAAGTGGGAGACGGAGCTACAGACCCTGAGAGAGAGCAATGCCCGGCTGACCGACTCACTCCAGGAGTCTAACACCAGTGTGGAGACCTGGAAGAAGCAGGTGCTCATCTGTCAGGAGGAGAGCAGCCACCTACGAAACAAG ATCACAGCACTGGAGGCGCAATGTAATGAGGTCGGTCAGGAGAAGGACACAAACACCCGGCTTACAAATCGAGTGAAGGAACTGGAGGTTGAGCTGCAGGACAAGGATCTG gagctggagaaccTGAGGAAGCAGGCTGAGATAATCCCTCGACTCATGGGCGAGTGTGATGGCATCACTGAGAAGCTAAAG GCTGCGGAGCGGAGAAACGGCGAGCTGGAGGCCCGTGTGGAGGCGCTTCAGAGGGATGTGGAggggcggcagcagcagcagggcaacATGAAGCTTGAGCTGAAGAAGCTGACGGACACTCTGGACGGGAAGCTGGACGAGCTGCAGGAGTTCAGACAGGGGCTCTCCAAACTGGGGGCTGACAAttaa
- the LOC135241984 gene encoding homer protein homolog 2-like isoform X1, translated as MGEQPIFTTRAHVFQIDPTTKKNWVPASKQAVAVSYFYDSTRNSYRIISVDGTKVIINSTITPNMTFTKTSQKFGQWADSRANTVFGLGFPTEQHLAKFAEKFLEVKESAKLARDKSQEKMETSSNHSQESGRGTPSSTQASSINGTDDEKIYHGPPDVLLKSENDSLKAAVEQSNTNVKKWETELQTLRESNARLTDSLQESNTSVETWKKQVLICQEESSHLRNKITALEAQCNEVGQEKDTNTRLTNRVKELEVELQDKDLELENLRKQAEIIPRLMGECDGITEKLKAAERRNGELEARVEALQRDVEGRQQQQGNMKLELKKLTDTLDGKLDELQEFRQGLSKLGADN; from the exons ATGGG ggAGCAGCCCATCTTCACCACCCGCGCTCATGTCTTCCAAATCGACCCGACCACCAAGAAGAACTGGGTCCCTGCCAGCAAGCAGGCTGTCGCCGTGTCCTACTTCTACGACAGCACGCGGAACAGCTACCGCATCATCAGCGTGGATGGCACCAAG GTGATCATCAACAGCACGATCACGCCCAACATGACCTTCACCAAAACCTCGCAGAAGTTTGGCCAGTGGGCTGACAGTCGGGCCAACACGGTGTTTGGCCTCGGCTTTCCCACCGAGCAGCACCTGGCCAAG TTTGCTGAAAAATTCCTAGAAGTCAAAGAGTCGGCAAAACTTGCGAGGGACAAATCTCAAGAGAAGATGGAAACGTCCAGTAATCACTCCCAG GAATCTGGACGTGGGACACCGTCCTCTACACAAGCCTCCAGCATTAACGGCACAGACGATGAGAAGATCTATCATGGGccaccagacgtgctgctgaaGAGTGAGAATGACAGTCTGAAGGCTGCTGTGGAGCAGAG CAACACAAATGTCAAGAAGTGGGAGACGGAGCTACAGACCCTGAGAGAGAGCAATGCCCGGCTGACCGACTCACTCCAGGAGTCTAACACCAGTGTGGAGACCTGGAAGAAGCAGGTGCTCATCTGTCAGGAGGAGAGCAGCCACCTACGAAACAAG ATCACAGCACTGGAGGCGCAATGTAATGAGGTCGGTCAGGAGAAGGACACAAACACCCGGCTTACAAATCGAGTGAAGGAACTGGAGGTTGAGCTGCAGGACAAGGATCTG gagctggagaaccTGAGGAAGCAGGCTGAGATAATCCCTCGACTCATGGGCGAGTGTGATGGCATCACTGAGAAGCTAAAG GCTGCGGAGCGGAGAAACGGCGAGCTGGAGGCCCGTGTGGAGGCGCTTCAGAGGGATGTGGAggggcggcagcagcagcagggcaacATGAAGCTTGAGCTGAAGAAGCTGACGGACACTCTGGACGGGAAGCTGGACGAGCTGCAGGAGTTCAGACAGGGGCTCTCCAAACTGGGGGCTGACAAttaa